In the Onychostoma macrolepis isolate SWU-2019 chromosome 09, ASM1243209v1, whole genome shotgun sequence genome, one interval contains:
- the prkra gene encoding interferon-inducible double-stranded RNA-dependent protein kinase activator A homolog gives MADSQVTMAHQRCQDKTPIQILHEYGIKIGSAPVYELIQADGDTHQPSFMFSVTIGDITCNGQGSTKKAAKHEAAEAALKLLKRDTQLNDQRDGLSPEAGDTSNPVGVLQELAMQRVWCLPEYVVCMETGPDHMKEFTVTCRLEGLEESGSGSSKKLARRAAAERMLGKLQSLSGSPEITWSPPSRVYVESLRQSTGEKISLLRRTPLSIPNTDYIQMLLEISLELGFQVTYIDIDELTVNGQYQCLVELSTRPVTVCHGTGMTSSNAHNTAAHNALQYIKMVASKH, from the exons ATGGCCGATTCTCA AGTCACTATGGCTCATCAACGCTGTCAGGATAAAACACCCATCCAGATCCTGCACGAATATGGCATTAAAATCGGCAGCGCGCCTGTGTACGAGCTCATACAGGCTGATGGAGACACGCACCAGCCTTCCTTCATGTTCAGTGTTACTATAGGAGACATCACATGCAATG GTCAAGGATCCACTAAAAAGGCTGCTAAACATGAAGCTGCAGAAGCCGCTTTGAAATTATTGAAGCGAGACACCCAGCTAAA TGATCAGAGAGATGGTCTTTCTCCTGAAGCCGGTGACACATCCAATCCTGTAGGAGTACTGCAG GAGCTGGCCATGCAGAGGGTGTGGTGTCTGCCGGAGTATGTGGTGTGTATGGAGACAGGACCTGATCACATGAAGGAGTTCACCGTTACCTGCCGCCTGGAAGGACTGGAGGAGTCAG GCTCCGGCAGCTCTAAAAAGCTGGCCAGACGCGCAGCAGCCGAACGCATGCTGGGGAAACTGCAGAGTCTGTCCGGATCTCCCGAGATCACGTGG AGCCCACCGTCTCGTGTGTATGTGGAAAGCTTACGGCAGTCCACGGGGGAGAAGATTTCCCTCCTGAGGAGGACGCCGCTCAGCATCCCAAACACAGACTACATTCAGATGCTGCTGGAGATCTCACTGGAGCTGGGCTTTCAGGTCACATACATAGACATCG atGAGCTGACAGTGAACGGTCAGTACCAGTGTTTGGTGGAACTGTCCACCCGGCCGGTGACGGTGTGCCACGGTACAGGGATGACCAGCAGTAACGCCCACAACACCGCAGCACATAACGCCCTGCAGTATATCAAGATGGTCGCTAGTAAACACTAA